One region of Duncaniella freteri genomic DNA includes:
- a CDS encoding ISAs1 family transposase, translated as MQIEIFSKVKDPRDLGKVKHELEDVLRMALIGVLCDCEDCDDISDMVTDREEEFKAAGLLKLSNGVPCGDTILRVVESVNPAQLRASLDCCRGHIIESLCGNQVIIDGKKLRGENPRSPGCHGLYILNAWVSETEICVAEKPVDGKTNELTVLPSVLSSLWLTGALVSVDAMGTHRNIAEQIILQGGDYLMALKDNQPILKGLTESIFSSTTPISVYTTEEKGHGRVEKRTCSIMDTTLLEQEGMYEKWPGLKRIIKMERERTENGARSRETIYYLSSVEKDEASYYAMRIRAHWGIENKLHWHLDVTFQEDMCRVRAKNGAVNFSAMRKYALEMLKKQNDKLSLKRRRKKCMWSTEYLYKVFKDS; from the coding sequence ATGCAAATAGAAATTTTCAGCAAAGTAAAAGACCCGCGCGACTTGGGCAAGGTTAAACATGAGCTTGAGGATGTGCTCCGAATGGCACTCATCGGCGTGTTGTGTGATTGTGAGGACTGTGACGACATATCGGATATGGTTACAGACCGAGAGGAAGAATTCAAGGCCGCCGGATTGCTGAAGCTTAGCAACGGTGTCCCGTGTGGTGACACGATACTTCGTGTTGTAGAGTCTGTCAATCCCGCTCAGCTCCGGGCAAGTCTTGATTGCTGCCGAGGCCACATAATCGAATCCCTGTGCGGCAATCAGGTCATCATTGACGGTAAGAAACTGCGGGGTGAAAATCCCAGGAGTCCCGGATGCCACGGACTGTATATCCTCAATGCGTGGGTATCTGAAACAGAAATCTGCGTTGCCGAAAAGCCGGTGGATGGCAAGACCAACGAACTTACGGTTCTGCCGTCCGTATTGTCCTCTTTATGGCTTACAGGGGCATTGGTTTCAGTCGACGCAATGGGGACCCACCGTAATATCGCAGAACAGATCATACTCCAGGGCGGCGACTATCTGATGGCGCTTAAAGACAATCAGCCGATACTCAAGGGCTTGACGGAGAGTATCTTTAGTAGCACTACTCCAATATCGGTATACACAACCGAGGAAAAGGGGCACGGAAGAGTTGAGAAGAGAACCTGTTCAATTATGGATACGACACTTTTGGAACAGGAGGGAATGTACGAGAAGTGGCCCGGTCTTAAACGTATCATAAAGATGGAGCGTGAGCGTACTGAGAACGGTGCCCGCTCGCGTGAAACAATCTACTATCTCAGCAGCGTGGAGAAAGATGAGGCTTCTTACTATGCGATGCGTATTCGTGCGCATTGGGGTATCGAGAACAAACTACACTGGCATCTCGACGTGACGTTTCAGGAAGATATGTGCCGCGTACGCGCCAAGAATGGCGCTGTCAATTTTTCAGCGATGCGCAAGTATGCATTGGAAATGCTTAAAAAGCAGAACGATAAACTCAGCCTTAAACGAAGACGCAAAAAATGTATGTGGAGCACTGAATATCTGTACAAAGTCTTTAAGGATAGTTAA
- a CDS encoding DUF4221 family protein, whose translation MRPYFCIFVITLYLFGIQSCKRQSQSSANDEPATDRLLKTETITVKSNPTVVSLLSYGLSDYCHNNRCIYSYNYKEHAIDILDLKTDTVSRSISLESEGPNAVMRELHGLQVYSPDTIVTYDFVAIKIIDSVGNVISKIELPDNGFSRIDCNVRSNISDFKIDMDNHTILYPIKQPGKNEIIEYDFAEKNVVNHIALKNPIHEGYYGFMDYPNVSFYKDCIIYNYPFEANVYIYDRKSDSTRMISPKSKFTDKCIKEYDGKFVEELSWYGATNCFYSPLYLIPGKDCFVRITLGAGLAHEI comes from the coding sequence ATGAGACCATATTTTTGTATCTTTGTTATAACCCTATATTTGTTTGGTATTCAATCTTGTAAGAGGCAATCCCAATCATCGGCAAACGATGAACCGGCAACCGACAGGTTGTTAAAGACTGAGACAATAACAGTTAAATCTAATCCTACAGTTGTCTCATTATTAAGCTATGGTCTTTCGGATTATTGTCATAATAACAGGTGTATATATTCATATAATTATAAGGAACATGCTATTGACATATTGGATTTGAAGACAGATACGGTTAGCCGGTCAATATCTCTCGAAAGCGAGGGTCCTAATGCTGTGATGAGGGAACTTCATGGTCTGCAAGTTTATAGTCCGGATACTATTGTCACCTATGATTTTGTAGCGATAAAAATAATTGACAGCGTAGGAAATGTCATATCAAAGATCGAATTACCTGACAATGGTTTTAGCCGTATAGACTGTAATGTTCGCAGCAATATATCTGATTTTAAAATAGATATGGATAATCATACCATATTATATCCAATAAAGCAACCAGGCAAAAATGAAATTATTGAGTATGATTTCGCAGAAAAGAATGTTGTTAATCATATTGCATTAAAAAATCCAATTCATGAGGGCTATTATGGATTCATGGATTATCCGAATGTCAGTTTCTATAAAGATTGTATAATATATAATTATCCTTTTGAGGCGAATGTCTATATCTATGACAGAAAAAGTGATTCGACCAGAATGATTTCACCGAAAAGTAAATTCACGGATAAGTGTATTAAGGAGTACGATGGCAAATTTGTGGAGGAATTGAGCTGGTACGGAGCCACCAATTGTTTTTATTCACCGTTATATTTGATTCCGGGAAAAGATTGTTTTGTGCGAATTACTCTTGGAGCAGGGCTGGCGCATGAGATTTAA
- a CDS encoding glycoside hydrolase family 43 protein, whose protein sequence is MRILLTTLLAGMSLAASAQNPVIQTCYTTDPAPMVHDGTFYIYTGHDEDGADFFWMQEWRVYSSKDMVNWTDHGSPLAIEDFAWGDDRAWAPQCVERNGKFYFYVPLHSKLSGGMAIGVAVGDSPVGPFKDALGAPLFDNGSWDNIDPTVYVDDDGQAYIYWGNPEIYYAKLNEDMISFDGEVRKVEQTIEGFGAPAIKERKKGEKYKDMYTEGPWFMRRGDKYYLIYAAGGVPEHISYSMSDSPVGPWKYMGEIMPLGGTDSFTNHCGVMDFNGHSYFCYHTGKLPGGGGFGRSVAIEEFKYNPDGTFPLIRPTEEGVAPIAQFDPYRRVEAETMAFSKGLSTEPNAKTGVYVSDIHNGDYLKLRNVDFGYEGPRTFGASVASALRGGAIEVRLDSISGPIVARLEVPGTGGWEEWRYIEAPFSAEAVGNHDVYFVFTGRKGPKLFNWDYWEFKK, encoded by the coding sequence ATGAGAATACTATTGACAACATTGCTTGCAGGGATGTCGCTCGCGGCATCAGCTCAGAATCCTGTGATACAGACCTGTTACACCACTGACCCTGCACCGATGGTGCATGACGGCACTTTCTATATTTACACCGGACATGACGAGGACGGTGCGGATTTCTTCTGGATGCAGGAGTGGCGTGTGTACTCTTCCAAAGATATGGTCAACTGGACTGATCACGGCTCACCGCTCGCTATCGAGGATTTCGCGTGGGGCGATGACCGGGCATGGGCACCTCAGTGTGTGGAGCGTAACGGTAAGTTCTATTTCTATGTGCCGCTTCATTCCAAGCTCTCGGGTGGCATGGCTATAGGTGTTGCTGTCGGTGATTCGCCTGTAGGTCCGTTCAAGGATGCGTTGGGTGCCCCATTGTTTGACAACGGTTCGTGGGATAATATAGACCCTACGGTATATGTCGACGATGACGGACAGGCATACATATATTGGGGCAATCCTGAGATATACTATGCCAAGCTCAATGAGGATATGATATCGTTTGACGGAGAGGTGCGAAAAGTGGAGCAGACAATAGAAGGCTTCGGCGCGCCGGCGATAAAGGAGCGCAAGAAAGGGGAGAAGTATAAGGACATGTATACCGAGGGTCCCTGGTTCATGCGCCGTGGCGATAAGTATTATCTGATTTATGCTGCCGGAGGTGTGCCCGAACATATATCCTATTCAATGAGCGACTCGCCTGTGGGTCCTTGGAAATATATGGGCGAGATTATGCCTCTCGGCGGGACCGACTCGTTTACAAATCATTGCGGAGTCATGGATTTCAATGGGCACTCGTATTTCTGTTACCATACAGGCAAACTGCCTGGCGGTGGCGGATTCGGACGAAGTGTTGCCATAGAGGAGTTCAAGTATAATCCCGACGGGACATTTCCGCTGATACGTCCCACAGAAGAGGGTGTGGCACCTATCGCACAATTTGATCCTTACAGGCGTGTGGAGGCTGAGACCATGGCTTTCAGCAAGGGGCTCAGCACCGAGCCGAATGCCAAGACCGGTGTGTATGTGTCGGATATACATAACGGAGATTACCTGAAGCTGCGGAATGTGGATTTCGGATATGAGGGCCCGCGTACGTTTGGGGCATCTGTTGCAAGTGCATTGCGTGGTGGTGCCATAGAAGTGCGTCTCGACAGTATTTCCGGTCCTATAGTGGCACGTCTTGAGGTGCCCGGCACCGGTGGCTGGGAGGAGTGGAGATATATTGAGGCTCCTTTCTCAGCAGAGGCTGTCGGCAATCATGATGTGTACTTTGTGTTCACAGGTCGCAAGGGGCCCAAACTTTTCAACTGGGACTATTGGGAATTTAAGAAATAG
- a CDS encoding glycoside hydrolase family 127 protein, protein MKKINIKSWIVPMMFMSAHLCVQAQDRLYDNEFPLGDVELLDGPFKHACDLNVHVLLKYDTDRLLAPYLKEAGLTPKAESFPCWDGLDGHVGGHYLSALAIHYAATGVPELKERMDYVISELKRCQDANGDGYVGGVPDGARLWDELRKGNVDLIWKYWVPWYNVHKTYAGLRDAWVYTGNETARDMFLKFCDWGLTVIAPLDDKSMESMLGNEFGGMDEVYADAYAMTGDSRYIDAAKRFSHHWLLDSMVAGVDNLDNKHANTQVPKVVGYQRIAELSGDADYYDASRFFWHTVADTRSLSIGGNSRREHFASKEDCKSYVTDREGPETCNTNNMLKLTEGLFRMSPDAHLADFYERALYNHILSSQHPDHGGYVYFTSARPGHYRVYSQPNAAMWCCVGTGMENHGKYGQFIYTHESDSLYVNLFMPSRLNWKEKGVTVTQETAFPDSESTRITISTRKARRFPIMVRYPGWCKGMTVKVNGKAYTVDAKPESYVAIDRKWKNGDVVEVNLPMEMRLEEVPNLPEYVSIVRGPIVLGASYGTEGLNGLVADDSRWAHIAGGPLVSVFDTPILVGERSDILSRLSSAEAVPGKGMTYVVKGVTSDPSQQLTLQPFARLHDCRYMMYWLMMTPAEYNAYLERERAAEEAMLALDRRTVDAVNTGEQQPEADHFMESERSNSGVNYGVAWRDASDGGFFTYRMKPSGKSELALRVRYWGNEGGKRAFSIFIDDTLLTDENVGGKWNKEEFVDVEYPIPASMIDGKEFIKVKFQSNKGNTAGGVYNLRLVAPEKQ, encoded by the coding sequence ATGAAGAAAATTAATATTAAATCCTGGATCGTGCCGATGATGTTCATGTCGGCGCATCTGTGTGTCCAGGCTCAGGACAGACTTTACGACAATGAGTTCCCTCTCGGGGACGTTGAGTTGCTTGACGGTCCGTTCAAGCATGCGTGTGACCTCAATGTGCATGTGCTTCTGAAGTATGACACGGACAGGCTGCTTGCCCCATATCTCAAGGAGGCAGGTCTCACTCCCAAGGCTGAAAGCTTCCCTTGCTGGGATGGGCTTGACGGACATGTCGGCGGACATTATCTTTCGGCACTCGCCATCCATTATGCCGCTACAGGTGTTCCGGAGCTTAAGGAACGTATGGACTATGTGATCTCGGAGCTTAAGCGTTGTCAGGACGCAAACGGCGACGGCTATGTGGGTGGTGTGCCCGATGGAGCCAGGCTGTGGGACGAGCTGCGAAAAGGGAATGTTGACCTTATATGGAAGTACTGGGTGCCATGGTACAATGTGCACAAGACGTATGCCGGACTGCGTGACGCATGGGTGTACACCGGGAACGAGACTGCCAGGGATATGTTCCTTAAATTCTGCGACTGGGGGCTTACTGTCATAGCTCCGCTTGACGATAAGAGCATGGAGTCGATGCTGGGCAACGAGTTTGGCGGCATGGACGAGGTGTATGCCGATGCCTATGCGATGACAGGCGACAGCCGTTATATTGATGCAGCAAAGCGTTTCTCCCATCATTGGCTTCTCGACAGCATGGTGGCAGGTGTTGACAACCTCGACAACAAGCATGCAAATACTCAGGTGCCCAAGGTTGTGGGTTACCAGCGTATTGCCGAGCTCAGCGGTGATGCGGATTACTATGACGCGTCACGTTTCTTCTGGCACACTGTTGCTGACACACGCTCGCTCTCGATAGGAGGCAACAGCCGTCGTGAGCATTTCGCTTCCAAAGAGGATTGTAAGAGCTATGTTACCGATCGCGAAGGTCCGGAGACCTGCAATACAAACAATATGCTCAAACTCACCGAGGGGCTGTTCCGCATGTCGCCTGATGCACATCTTGCCGACTTCTATGAACGTGCACTCTACAATCATATCCTTTCGTCGCAGCATCCTGATCATGGCGGATATGTGTACTTCACATCCGCACGCCCCGGGCATTACCGTGTGTATTCCCAGCCCAACGCTGCGATGTGGTGCTGTGTGGGCACAGGTATGGAGAACCATGGTAAGTACGGACAGTTTATATATACCCATGAGTCGGACTCTCTTTATGTGAACCTCTTTATGCCATCGCGTCTTAACTGGAAGGAAAAAGGCGTAACCGTCACTCAGGAGACGGCTTTCCCCGACAGTGAGTCCACCCGAATAACAATCTCTACACGCAAGGCTCGCCGCTTTCCTATCATGGTGCGCTATCCGGGGTGGTGCAAGGGTATGACTGTTAAGGTCAACGGAAAGGCTTATACTGTTGATGCGAAGCCTGAATCGTATGTAGCGATTGACCGTAAATGGAAGAATGGCGATGTGGTAGAGGTGAATCTGCCGATGGAGATGCGTCTTGAGGAGGTGCCGAATCTCCCTGAATATGTTTCTATAGTAAGAGGCCCTATTGTTCTCGGTGCATCCTATGGCACGGAGGGGCTGAACGGACTTGTGGCCGATGACAGCCGTTGGGCTCACATTGCAGGCGGTCCGTTGGTGTCGGTGTTTGATACTCCCATCCTTGTCGGAGAGCGTTCCGACATACTTTCCCGCCTCTCTTCAGCCGAGGCAGTTCCCGGCAAGGGGATGACTTATGTGGTGAAAGGTGTTACGTCCGATCCGTCGCAGCAGCTGACTCTTCAGCCTTTTGCACGTCTGCACGATTGTCGCTATATGATGTACTGGCTCATGATGACCCCTGCCGAATACAATGCATATCTTGAGCGTGAACGAGCTGCCGAGGAGGCAATGCTCGCGCTTGACCGCCGTACGGTGGATGCTGTCAACACTGGTGAACAGCAGCCAGAAGCCGATCACTTTATGGAGAGTGAACGGTCAAACTCAGGTGTGAATTACGGTGTTGCATGGCGTGATGCCTCTGACGGAGGTTTCTTCACCTACAGAATGAAACCGTCAGGAAAGTCGGAGCTTGCTCTCCGTGTCCGTTATTGGGGTAATGAAGGTGGCAAGCGCGCTTTCTCGATATTTATCGATGACACGCTTCTGACTGATGAGAATGTCGGAGGGAAGTGGAACAAAGAGGAGTTTGTCGATGTGGAGTATCCGATTCCGGCATCGATGATCGACGGAAAGGAGTTCATAAAAGTGAAGTTCCAGAGCAATAAGGGCAACACAGCCGGAGGCGTGTATAACTTAAGGCTTGTTGCCCCCGAAAAACAATAA